The genomic segment TGTTTTGCTTATTTAAAAGCTCCGGCACTTTGGCGGCGGCTGTTTTGCTGATTTTTTCCAGCAGGGCTAAATCAATCTGCTGCATTTTGCAGGTTTTAGCCAGGTGCTGGGCAATATGGATCAGCAAATGGGCGGAGACTTCTGCGTCGGCTTCGGCCCTGTGGGCGGTGCCTTGAAAGCGTATGCCCAGGCTTGCTGCTAGGGTGGCAAGTTTGTAATTGCTCATGCCGGGGAATAAACGGCGCGATAGTTTGAGCGTGCAGTGCAGGCCTTGGTATTGCGGCAATAGATTGAGGCGCTGGCTTTCCGCCAATAGAAACTTCGCGTCAAAGCTGGCGTTGTGTGCCGACAGCGCGTCGCTACCGATAAATTCGATCAGCGCTGGAACCACCTCGCTGGCAGGCGGTGCCTTGTTGACCATGGCTTGGCTGATGCCGGTGAGCTGGGTAATAAAGTAGGGGATACGCACACCGCAATTGACTAGGGAGACAAAGCGATCAGTAATCTGCCCGTCAACAATCCGCAGCGCAGCTACTTCTGTGATGCGATCTGTACTGCTGCTGATGCCGGTGGCTTCAAAATCCAGCATCACGATAGGGCGGTTGAATGAAATCATGGGGTCTTTTAAATAGCTATTTTGGTTTGTGTACGATGGTTACATCTTGAACCACAGAGAGCACAGAGGACACAGAGTTTCACGGAGAAAACGATAGATTCTATGGATTTCTCTGTGGCCTCTGTGTTCTCGTTTTACTCTGTGGTTCAAGGTTTAGCTCTCTATCAAGGCTAACTGAAGCATCTTGCTAATCAGGTAATTCCTTATGCTTTTTTCTGTGTCTACAGGTTTTAGGTTTTTGCAGCATTCCCCATCAACGCCACTTCAATATCATCTAGCAATTCCATGCTTGGTTTGCTGAAGTACACGCCGTTTTGCCCGTCTTGTTTGCCTAGTCCGCGCATAAATAGGTAGTACACGCCGCCGAATTGATCGTCGCTAAAGTTGGGCAGGCGCTGGCGTAGGAAGCGGCGAACTGCTGCCGAGTAGATCAGGTATTGCAGATAATAGTGGTGCTGGGCCATGGCGGGGATGAGCTTGGCGGGGGCATAGTCGGCTAGGCTATTGCCCAGCCAATTGCTTTTGTAATCCAGCACGTAAAAGCTGTTATCAAATTCAAACACCAGATCGATAAAGCCTCTTAAAAAGCCGTTGATATGGAAGAAATCCAGTGTGCTGGCGGCGGCTCGAAACTCAGGCGGCAG from the Iodobacter fluviatilis genome contains:
- a CDS encoding 3'-5' exonuclease, with the translated sequence MISFNRPIVMLDFEATGISSSTDRITEVAALRIVDGQITDRFVSLVNCGVRIPYFITQLTGISQAMVNKAPPASEVVPALIEFIGSDALSAHNASFDAKFLLAESQRLNLLPQYQGLHCTLKLSRRLFPGMSNYKLATLAASLGIRFQGTAHRAEADAEVSAHLLIHIAQHLAKTCKMQQIDLALLEKISKTAAAKVPELLNKQNNN